Genomic DNA from uncultured Pseudodesulfovibrio sp.:
CGTCTGTCCGAAAGGTTTTGAAAGCAGGCTACAGGGGGGATCCCCCCCAAGGCGGGTTTCGAAAGTTCCCCCATGAATGATTACAGGTTACCAATGAATGCATGAAACTATGAATGCGCAAACCCATCCGATAGCCGCTTCAGACGAATCTCCCAAAGTTGGGAGATGGGCGTCGTTTCCAGGCTGGAGCGAGGTACGTTCGAGAACCCAGGCAACCGACGAGCGGATCGGAAACCTGTATCGCGGCAAGCTGGGAGATCAATCCCCGGGCGTGGCCCTTCTCGCACTGGGGGGTTACGGCCGGCGCGAGTTGTGCCCTCACTCCGACATCGACCTGATGTTCCTGGTGGATAAAAAGCTTTCCGAAAGCAAAGTCAGGGACGCCATTGCAGAGGTGGTCTACCCGCTCTGGGACGATAAGCTGGACATCTCCTACAGCGTGAGAACGCCGAAACAGGCCGTCAGCGACGCCAAGGAAGATTTTCTGTTGCTGACTTCCCTGCTCGATGCCCGTCTGCTGTGCGGCGCCGAGGAAGTCTACCGGAAGTGGAAAACGCGGTTCAACAAAGACATCATCATCGGCCGCCGCAAACAGATCGTCGAGGACCTGGTCGCGCACGGTTCCCTCAGGCACGAGCAGTGCGGTGACGACACCTACAGCCTGGAACCGGACATCAAAGAGGGACAGGGGGGACTCAGAGACTATCACACCATGTTGTGGGCCGCAAAAGCCCTCGCCGGGGAAACCGACCTTTCCCGCATCCGGATCGACGAAATGTTCGGGGATCGGGATCGGGCGGAACTGGAAGAGGCGGTCAACTTCTTATTACACACCCGCTGGATTCTCCATAACCTTTCCAAGCGTAAAAACGATCGGTTGCGCTTTGAATATCTGGAAGTACTGGCCGATGCCCTGGGCTTCAGCGGGGAATCCCCCGAGCAGACCATCGAAAGCTTCATGCTCGAGTTTCACCACAAGGTGTTTTGTGTCAAAGTTCAGAGTGAAGCCTTTCTCGATCGGGCCAAGGACACGCTGAACATTTTCAGGGACAGTACCCGGTTTCGAATCGATCCGTCCTTCGAGGTCCTTTCCGGTCGCGTGGCTTTCTCCCGTCCCGAATCCATACCGTCCAACCCCCATATGATCATCGGGCTCTTCGAGCACATGGCCCGTTTCGATCGTCCCATGCACCCTTCCGCCAGGGAGATCATACGCAACCACCTGCACCTTGTTGAGCCATCGAGGACGTCTCCTGCCGCAAAGCGGGCTTTCCGTCGAACCGTGGCCGCCAAAGGTTCTCAGAGGGCTCTGGTGGCTATGCTGGAAACGGGCATACTCGAACAATTCCTGCCCGAGTTCCAGCGGCTCAAGGGGCGCATGCAGTTCGACGTGTACCACACGTCTACCGTGGATTATCACAGCATTCGTACGGTTCAGGAACTCATGAACCTGGAACACTCCCAGTCCGAGGCGTTCCAGCGCATCAAGGACAAAGAGCTTCTGTTCTTTATTGCCCTGCTGCACGATATCGGAAAGGGCTTTGGATCCCCGCATTCCGAAATCGGCGCGGACATGGCTTTCGACACGATCCAGGAGTTCGGATTTTCCCAAAAACAGGCCGAGACCGCCAGGCTCATCATCCGAAATCACCTCGTGCTCAGCGAAATGGCCACCCTGAGGGACATTACGGAGGAGAAAACGGTCTTCAGATTCGCTGAAAGCATCGGAACCGTGGAATCGTTGTGCATGCTCTATCTCCTCACCCTCGCCGACGCAACGGCCACCGGCCCCACGGCTCTGGGCTCCTGGAAAGAGCAGCTCATCCGCGAGCTGTTTTACAAGAGCCTGAAAATGATGGAAAAAGGCGCTCTCCGTGAACCGGGTGCAGCCGAGGAATTCGAGGGACGCTGGGACACGATTCGTGCTCAGGCGCCCGACGTACTGGCCGATCAAGCCGATGCACGCTTGGAAGCATTGCCTCACCATTACGTCATGTCCTACGACGTGCCCGCGATTCTCAAACATCTCGAGATGTCCAAAAAAGTCACGACACCCGCCAGCGTGGCCGTAATGGTGGAACCACGGGCTCCGAACTTCGATGTCACCGTCGTGGCCAAGGATCGCATCGGCCTGTTTTCCAAGCTCGCCGGCGTGTTCGCCCTGAACCATCTGGACATACGCGGAGCCAAGGTCTTTACCTGGCACGACAAATTAGCGGTGGACGTTTTCGATGTGGTTCCTCCATGGAACGAATACGATCGCTGGGACAAGGTAATTTCGGACTTCAAGCTCGCCGTGGGAGGAAAGATGGCTCTTGCAGCCGAACTTTCGGGCCTCAAGCCTCCTCTCAACGGAACCAGGAAGCCAAAACTGGAAAAGAAACCCAGGGTCGTCACGGACAACAGCGCCTCCGATTTTTTTACGGTCATCGAAGTGTACGCCCGGGATCAGGTTGGCCTGCTCTACCGCATCGCCAGGGCCATCAGCGAACTGGATCTCGACATCTTCCGGGCCTTCATTTCCAACAAAGGCGATTTGTCCGCCGACGTATTC
This window encodes:
- the glnD gene encoding [protein-PII] uridylyltransferase, which translates into the protein MNAQTHPIAASDESPKVGRWASFPGWSEVRSRTQATDERIGNLYRGKLGDQSPGVALLALGGYGRRELCPHSDIDLMFLVDKKLSESKVRDAIAEVVYPLWDDKLDISYSVRTPKQAVSDAKEDFLLLTSLLDARLLCGAEEVYRKWKTRFNKDIIIGRRKQIVEDLVAHGSLRHEQCGDDTYSLEPDIKEGQGGLRDYHTMLWAAKALAGETDLSRIRIDEMFGDRDRAELEEAVNFLLHTRWILHNLSKRKNDRLRFEYLEVLADALGFSGESPEQTIESFMLEFHHKVFCVKVQSEAFLDRAKDTLNIFRDSTRFRIDPSFEVLSGRVAFSRPESIPSNPHMIIGLFEHMARFDRPMHPSAREIIRNHLHLVEPSRTSPAAKRAFRRTVAAKGSQRALVAMLETGILEQFLPEFQRLKGRMQFDVYHTSTVDYHSIRTVQELMNLEHSQSEAFQRIKDKELLFFIALLHDIGKGFGSPHSEIGADMAFDTIQEFGFSQKQAETARLIIRNHLVLSEMATLRDITEEKTVFRFAESIGTVESLCMLYLLTLADATATGPTALGSWKEQLIRELFYKSLKMMEKGALREPGAAEEFEGRWDTIRAQAPDVLADQADARLEALPHHYVMSYDVPAILKHLEMSKKVTTPASVAVMVEPRAPNFDVTVVAKDRIGLFSKLAGVFALNHLDIRGAKVFTWHDKLAVDVFDVVPPWNEYDRWDKVISDFKLAVGGKMALAAELSGLKPPLNGTRKPKLEKKPRVVTDNSASDFFTVIEVYARDQVGLLYRIARAISELDLDIFRAFISNKGDLSADVFYVSDLQGEKIDDPDQLKAVEDAILYALKE